In Eremothecium gossypii ATCC 10895 chromosome IV, complete sequence, the genomic stretch GCACAGCgagaagctgctgcggcagcagtCAATAAAGAGACTGTGTTCCGGGACAGCTCCGGTGCCCAGATTGCGGACTACTCTACATATATGCGCGACCGTGAGCGGGCGGACAAGCTACGCGAACGGTTCCAGCAAAATAAGAGCAGAGAGATGAACATGGGAGACATACAGCTACATCAGCTACGGAATCCAGATTGGCGGCCCGCACGTTGTGAAGGCGAGCAGATTCGTAGGGATGACCCTGCGGCCCAGTTCACTGCTGAGTCCTCGGCCGCCACATACAAGCTCTCTCCACTGGGGAGAAAGCTTTACAACAAAGCATGGCCTGAAAACAGGTTCCAGATAGCTCCTGGATGGCGCTGGGACGGAGTAGATCGCTCAAATGGTTTCGAGCAGAAGTGGTTTGCAAAGCAAGGGGAGCTTGCAGAGCGAAAAGCGCAGCAGATGGCCGCGCAACAGGATTACTGACACCTATGACACACGCACCGTTTAACGAATGTTATTGATGAGGTTGAACTAGATAAGATAGAGTGGTATTTTTTATGTACCCTATTAAAGAGAAATACATAGAACTTAGGGTCCAGGAAGGGACTCACGTTTGCAAAAAGAAGGGCTAAACATGTAATGTTGCTTATTTCTTCGCGTGATTCCCACGGTAAGGGCCCTTCCTCCCGCGACCTGAGTACTGCGACCTCCCGGCCTCCTTCTTATCCTGCCTCTGCGGATGTATCAAGTTCTTCATAGCAGCAGTCGATGCTTCGTCTACTGGCGGGTTAGTGATGTTACCAATTGCATTAACGTGGAACGCTTGTGGAACCATGCTTGGGCGAGAAAAGTCTCTACTCACAGGCATGTTGGGCGGTGCCCCTCCATGGGGTGGGAAACCGAAGACTACCGGCTGGTGCATAGGCACCATACCGTTCGGTGGTAGCGGAACTATACCTGAATGTGGCATATGATTCGCCATCATATGCGCAGACTGTAGGCCAAAGGGAATGTTCTGATCCATAGCTGGGTTTGCTAGTTGACTTACAACAGCGTTATAAACATTGTTGGCAACGCTTTTGCCGACGGTGTTTAATGGTACCTGAGTATTCATGATAATCGATGGACCTTTTATGCCATTCGCAAAGTTTGTGCCTGAAAGCTGATTGGAATTGTCGGGAACAGAACTATTTTCATTCCGGATACGGTTTAGCATTTCATGTGCCTGTTGCTTTTTGGTTTCCTCTACTCTCTTCCTCCGTTGTTCAGGAGTGATCTTTGGTGGTTGCCGTACGTTAGTTTGTTTTTTCTTGGCGGCCTTATCAGTATACTGTTTTGAAGCTTTTGAGTGATAGATGAACTGACGCTTGCTGATGTTCAATAAACAAGAGGAGTCCACACCAATCCCTCTGTTGGTTTGCAATCTCTCACCAAATGTAGTACCAGCTGCAAGCTCCTGGTCAAACAAAACTTGTATAGATATTCTTGAACCTATTGTCGTGTATCCGACCACAGTACCCTTGGAAAACAATGGCACCTTTCCAGAATCTTGCACGTAAATCACACGGTCACCTAAGTCAAACCTCTGAGTGCGCAACAACGCAAATGACTGACGAGGATCCAGAATAGCTTCTCTCGGCACCTTTGCCAACTGGCGCTTCTCAGACTGATCTGGCAAGTCTGCAATCCTCATGATCTCTTTTTCAACAGCCTGTATAGAAGCCTTGGTCAACGAGTCACTCTCTAGGGGCACAATGACGAATGATTGACGGGCGTCCTTTATGAATGCCGTAATTGACGCCAACATAGCACTTGCTTCCTCTGCATTGCGTCTTGAAAGAAGATCCTTCAATTTCGGTATCTTCTTATCCACATTCATTAAAGCATTGAAAAAGTCAGGGAAGTTCTTCCTATATTGGTCCACCAATTGGAGAGTTAAGTTTGAATATTCCCATGACTCCCTATTTTTCCTCGCATAGCCTAAAACTTTTTCATCGCGAGCTGGGAACTTTACCATTAAGCCAACATTCACTGATCTATTGTCAACTTCGATCAAGAAACGGGAAGTTATTCTGGATAAGAAAAGTGGATGGAGCCCCAATCTTTTCGCAACTACAAAGGATGGCCAGTAGTGGACTGCCTTTCTGTCCATTTCCGCTCTGCGTTTGCCAATATTAGGCTCTGCTTTCGTCGACTGCTTGTTTACGGTTAACTTCAACCTCGTAGCACTGGTATAGCCATCAACTGTAGCTTCACCCCCATAGGCATAATCTCCCAAAAATATTACACGCGAACCAGTTGGAAACTCTTCATCGATAGGAAGCGGTGGTCTCTCCATATACCGCTCGTCCTTATTCTCCACATCCTCGACTATCAATTGAAGAGGATATAACTCCTCGACTTTAGAGAAACACTTTTGGTAAGAGCCATCCGGTTGTCTGATTAGCCCAGTAACTGGAAGCACCCTAGCAATGGCACGAACTTCAGGGAGAACAATACCTTTCTTCTTCGAATAGCCGTGAATAATGTTCTTGACCATCGAGCTGAAAGCCTTCTTCTCCTCGGGAGTCGCAGGCTTTCTTACGACACTGGTACCGCCGCTCTTCTTACATTTTTCAGAGGCGATATAAACGTAGTTATTGTCAATTATTGACACCATTTTTGATTCCCTAATGTAAGGCCAGTTGGAGTATACGATTTCTCCAAGATAACGTTCCGCGACATCATTGACGCTCAAATTACTCGATTGGTACACATCTTTTATAGTTAATAACATTGAATGGTGTCTCGATGGCTGGTTAAATATGGTGCATTCGTTGTACGCAAGTTGGGCGTTAAATGGAATGCTCTTTAAAGTCGGGAATCCAGCTAAAGCTGAAGTCCCTAACTTAGCACCTTCTGGAAGTCCATACAAAATGCTGCGACCTTCCATGGAAGGATGAACATATTCTCTTTCAACACAGTGATTGTTCGCAATATCGGTAAAAACTCCTTTCAATGGAGACTTGTAAACATTATCCACCTGAGGGTTAAAAACAAAAATTAGATCGGTACCAACGATATTCCTCTTTTTTTCCTCTGGAGTCAACAGGTCATCCAAAGGAGCCATTGCAGCGAGTAATCTATCTTGGTCAACAAACTTAAGCTTAACGACTGCTTCCCAATCAGCTGTCTTCCCATTCTTATCCAATTCAACTTCTGCTGGATATAAATCTAGGATCGGTGATTTATCATCATACATCAATGGTCTGTAAACTGGTGGTAGCAGTTCTTTTGACCTTGCCGGTAGGACAGCCATAAGCTGCTGAAATGGTTTAAAAGGTTGATCCAATGAAAAAGATATATTTACATCCAATCCTTTACGGATATCAGATATTCTTGGTGCATAATGATAACGGTAATACCAAGACCATGATGGGCAACCCTGATAATAATAATACAATACCCATTGTAGGCCTTCGATGTAGTTATTTGCCATTTCTTTAAGTTTGTCTTCATCATGGATAGAGAAGCCAACCTTCTCCTTATAGTAGGAGTCTTTCCAACGAATAAACCTTTCATTGTACTTCTCCTGTGCCTCTTCTAGTTCCTCTTCATCGTTAATGATAATGGCTTGCTCAAACTTCTTTATCGAACGTCTTAGTTCGGCTACACGAGTCTGGTGTTCCTCCGCCGATTGATTCATGCTATAACTGTCCAGATCAATTTTGAAAGTATAGGTATCGTTGGAATCAGAGTGAACTACAATAAGTCCCAATTCAAGTGCAAATTCCTTCAAAAAATCTATATTCTTCTCCGCCAAGTCTTTTTCTAACCATGGAGTCATAGTAATTTCTTCCTCAGTCACATCTGGAGATAGCGTCTCACTAAACTTCTTCATTAACCAAGGCTTCACAGCACCAACTATTTTCTTTTGCTGTTTTAGCAAAAGCTTCTTGCCAATGCGCTTCCGTTTCCGCTCTCCCTCCAATGATATATTTTCAAGTTGACTGTTGAACCAATCTACGTCGATATCATCACGTTCAAAATTCATCAGCTCAAATTTGGACAAATAATCTAACCACACCGAAAACCTCGCAAAGTTAATTGTGCCATTCTCGTTGATGTAACCATCCAAATGTTTTAGCGTCTCTTTAAAAGTCTGTAGTAACACGGGAAATGCTCCCTTATTCAAATGCAAGTCCGGTAAGTTGGGCAAGAAATCGTTACCGATGACAAACATAACTAGGATGAAATCATCTAAGAGCCTCTCAAAATCAAACTTAAACTCCAATTCATCGCTGATCTCCTGAAATTCAAGCTCAAGGTATTCCCTCATTATGGCAAGATGTAGTAAGTAAAAGTTTTGCTGCTCTAGCGCTTTTGGCTTTTGTGCTCTCCCGTAGAGAATCTCCTCCCTCAACAATGCTACGTGTGTGTCGTGAATCGATAGACCAAGCATGATAAGGTCCGCGTCTAACCCGTAGATACAATGTCTGGTATTAGGATTGTAATCCTGCTGCGCTCTGAGAGTGCGGATATACTGCATAATTTTATGCTCTCCCTCGCCGGGAACCTCGTGACCAGACAAAATGATGTTTTTATTCTGCCACAGAGAGTCTGAAGAAACCTTTTCGTGGATGAAGTACTTTAGATTCGTCGTTAATTTGTGCATGAACTCGGTTCCGGGCGTAATGGAGTTGGAATCAAACGGTTCGCCCTCTGGAATCTCATCACCACGCTCCCGCGCGCGATTGAGCGATGTCTCTGCATCCATCGCGGACCTGAACCGACGTGCGCGCTGCTGGTTCATCTTGGCCCGAGGCGCAACCCCATCGATCGCCATGTAGAGCGTCTGCTGTGGCTTGATGGTGTGGAACAAGTGATCAATGTACACAAAAATCCTCGCAAATACCTCCTCCTCACTTAGACGCTTCTTTATATCGTCTTCATTGCCATGTGTTGCGGTGTGTAGAATGGAGTTCATGTCTAAGTACAAGTTGTCAAATTGCGAAATCTGCGTCCCATCGATCAACTGCGAGATATTCGGCCATCTTTCAGACACATAACGGAAAAACTTTGGAATCCCCATCCTGACTTATTGCCCGTCTGCGGATGTTCAAACACCTGTGTTGAATGTTGTTATTGATTGAACTTTCATCAACTACCGGCGCAGGTGGCAAAATGGCTTTCAAGAAACATTTCGTGCTTTCGTGGAGAGTGACTGATGGGCGGGTAACGTCTAGTCACGTGCTATTAAATGTAGCTAGTAATTGATCTCTATAATGGTTCAGAGGCCTTTTTAGACCTCTCTGTGGATTAAACAGGCCATGGAAGCCTGTATATAGTGCTGTATCTCGTGTTCTCTCCGACGTTATGCAATGCAGGAGAGAAAATTTGAGCTGGCGCATCGCGCATGGAAGGCGCACTACACAGGCATACCGGGAAAACAAGAGCACTCGGGCCATCAAAGCATATGTTCAGCTTCGGGAATCAATCAGGAACCGGTGGGGCCCAGGGTAGCAGTGGACTTTTTGGGCAGGCGGCTGCGCAGCCTCAGACGGGGGCTGGGAGCGGAGGTCTTTTCGGACAGACAACAGCTAGCGGCGCGACCACAGGGACTAGCTTCGGACAGACTGGTgcaggcggcgccgctACCGGCGGAGGGCTCTTCGGGCAACAAGGCGTGTCGAACAGTGGGGGTCTATTTGGGCAGAATGCCGGTGGGTCTTCCGGAGGGCTCTTCGGGAGGGATACAACTGGGACAGCGAAGCCCGGTGGGCTGTTTGGCACTCAGAGcacgggcggcggcgcatTTGGCAGTAAGCCAGCTGCCACTGGCGGGCTCTTTGGTGGTGCCGGCGGCGGTGCGCCTGGTGCCCTGTTTGGCACGCAGGCTGCGCCTCAGCCGCAGCCGTCAGCGTTACATTCCATTGCCCAACTTCCGATCACCTCCATGACGCGCATTGGCGACTTGCCGCCCCAGGTGCGCCAGGAGatcgagcagctggaccAGTATATCCAGCGCCAGGTCGCCATATCGCATCACCTGCGGGCAGAAGAAGACGAGCATCTCGAGCTGATTAGCTCTATTCCGCGCGACGTGCAATTCATCATGAAGACATATTCTCTTACGACACAATCGCTGCAGCAAGATCTCAAGCGTATTCAGGCCATCAAGGCTCTCACCGACGACAACATCCGGGACTCTGAGTGCTTCTCGCTCATCCTGAACCAGCTGCTCACCCCCGGGACCAAGGTTTCCTCTGCAGAGCTGCAGAAGTTTTTCCAGGAGAAGATACAGCTGTACAGGGTACGTCTTGACGAGTACTTTCGTGTGCTATCAGACATCAAGAGCGCTGTAAATGGCCTCGATTCCGATATGTTCGGCTCCCAGGAGAATTCGACAGAATACGCGGAACCAACCAAAACCGGGATCAATTCTATTGTAGCTACGGTAATCGAAGAATTCGAGCTATTCATGGACATGGCAGAGCGGGTTGCACAGCTACATCAACGTGTCAAGGAGCTAAACGGCTCGGGCAAGAACCCTGTCATTTCGTCATAGGTCTACCGCAGATCTCCGGCTGGTTCTGACTATGTCCTGGGGTACGCGACATCGCAGATCGCTGCCATTAGCGCTATCGCTCGAGAAGCGACAAAACCGAGGGTCATTCCAAACGATACTGCTGGAGGCATGTTTCAGATAAAGCGCAAGGGGGCTACGAACTAACTACTGATAGAACTTGTACACCTTCAATATTACACTTGAAGAAGTTAAGGAGTTGGACAGTCTTTTGGCGACTTAGCAGGCCTGTTGTGTATAGCGAGATTTATAGGAACGCAATACGAGAGCCTGCGAGGAATCGTAAAGGCCCAAGATATAGAGAGAGGAAATCTGGCGGCGTGCTGTTGAAGCCATTTTTGTCTGACAGGCGGTATAGGGCACAGGACAGAAGCTTACAGATTAGGATACGCGGTTGGATTATGCCGGTTGTAAACAGAGAGCTGGACCGCGCATGGAACGTGGTGCGAGTCGTAGACGCCTGTGACATAGGAGAAGCCCAGGTAATTGAAGATGCGCTAAACTTTGACGACGTGCTCTCCAATACGAGCAGTGACGAATCTGAGTGCGTTTTCAAGCCGAATACGGCGGACAATGGTGGCGGGCTGGAGAGCGAAGCAGAAGGGAGCGAATATGGACAGAGCACATTTGTGCAGGCAGATTCCGAGGAGTCTACAGTCCCGAAAGAACATAGTGAATGCGACAACCCCGTTGCAGGCAACGGAGAGCGCGCGACGCATCCAGTAAGTCGAATCGGAAGTCTTTCTACCCTTCAAGTGGTGCTGTTGACCTCTTCCACCACGGTGGTAGCATACTACTGGCTGCAACAGTTATGGTTTTGGTTGCGACCCCAGAACACGGGCTACCCTAGTCCTGGAGTGATGACTCCGTCTGTATTGGGACTGGGTAACGATGATACGCTAGTGTTCAATAGCGCTGGACTACCCGTGCCCTTCGAAAAGTATGGGACTAAAAGGTTTATGGTTGACTTCGAGAATAAGGTCGCCTATCCCGTACATGCCCCGGAAGACTTTCTGGCACTGTATGCTGGTAAGTATGTTGTATCCAACGTGCTATCTTACCAAGTGGCTTTACTTTATCGACTTAACTATGAGTGGCTGCCCAAGCTCGCTTACAAGTACCAGGTTTTCAGAACACATATCCACGACAGCCTCTCCGCTCCAGCACATCAACTAGGTGCATATTGTCTGCCAAGCTATTCTGCATTGAGGCAAATAGCTGCCTCTGCAAGCGATAATGTGCGGGAAATAGTGACTATATACATTCAACGGACATGCCGAACAGTGGAGATCTCCTATGAAGGGGCAGTTCATGCATTAAGTACTATGTTCAGGGAGCTGCAGCCAAAACTGAATATACCACTCCAGAGGTTCGAAAGTAGGCTTATATCTATAAAGCAAAGAACGGTGGAGCCCTTGCTACAGTCTGGTCTGCTTAACTACAATGCTCTCAGACGGTGGGGACTGAGAAAGACGGTCCTGGTCGCTACACAAGTGCGCAAATATGTGGCCAAGTGTGCCTCTATCTTCTGAATCCTTAGTTAAGTCAGCAGTGACAACCCAAAATGCGAATTATGATCTAAGTAACACTTACTCTTATGGCTAGCCATTTCTATACCATCTAATTAAATAGGTATATAAAACTGGTAAATAATATTTCCAGGCTATCTAACGGCGGAGATAACGGGAATAAACTACTCACCTCATAATATGAGCCTCGGCTTGGATTGCGAAGGGACAAGGTACAAGCGCTGTTGAGATCAGAGTGCATGACTTTCCAGATCATGGTGTTTTTTACCCAGTCATTGGCTTTAGAGTAATGGAACACCGCAGCTCAGGTCATCACTGTTGGTTTAGTCGGCAACTAAGCACTGGTGGTACGATATAGCTGAATTATCATGTTCGACGTGAATTCTAGGCCGTACATTGCGTAACCATGATTCCCTAATTAAGTTCAAAACACACCCTTCACATCTGTCAGATACACACACAGGAAGCAAGTGTCAGTACACGCAAAATATTAATGACCTATAAAGAAAGAAATTCCATTTCAGTTGTCAAGTATTACTTGGTTATTAGTGTACATATATCAAATAAAATAACATATTGATTTTAACGATGCAAAGAAGCCCAGTTGAAAATTGTATTATGAGTACGAATGCTGACTTCACCACATGAATAAATATACAAATCGATGTAGCAGGCCCTCCAGTCTTTATAGTACATCActatatatatatactTATTAATCAATTTCCCCAGCAGCTTTCCTATCACATGAGACATAATGATCGATTATCGTTCGGTACCTGCCAGTTTATAACACTTCCGTATTTCCACTGAGGTTTGCCATCTTCCAAACATAGTACAAAATAGCCCATCAAAGTTAATCTTGGACGAGTAGAGCTCTATTAGAAATTGCTGTTCTAACCAACATCCAACGATGATGACGGGTACAGCTCACTGTGGAGCTGAAGTGATAATATCTCCAAATCTAAAATGACAATTCCCCAATAGAAGCAAGCGATAATCAGTGCATTACGCGTAATGTAACAGAGAAAGTTGCCAAATATGAAGAAGATAACAATTGTACAACTGTACAGTATTCTTTAAAATTGTATCTTCTAAACCCAAACTAGCGGAACCTTTTACCTTCCTTTAGAAAACAGCTTTAGCCTAATATACAAGACCAGAAAACGGGCGGGTTAATCGGCTTTCGCAGAAACAACCCTTATAACCACATTTCTTCCCATTAGATATATCATCCAGATATAATGTTAGGTTTGCCCAAAACTGGATATTCCCTCATCTAAAATCCCGTAGGTAAACCATTCATGATCCATCGCATCTTTTGCGGTAATTCTTTTGGTCGGATCAAACTCAAACATCTTTCGGCATAGATCTACAAACCAGTACCAGAATAGAAAGGTTTCGCGATCTATCCTCATTGTTCTATTATAAAACTTGGATTCAATCATGCTCCAATTCTGTTCGGGGGTATAATCCCAATCTATTATGAGCCATTCACCATAATCTCTTTGTAGTTTTGTAGATATATGCTTATCTAGCCTGTCGCATGTTGCCATCACGCGTTTCATGGATTTTTCCTTTGTTACAATTTCTCCTTTATAGTTCCGTTCCGGCCATTGTAATGCCATAGATGTCTTATCAAAATGCCTTACCACAGTGGTCATCAAATCCGTCGGCAAATTCCCTAGTTTGTGCTCTACTTTATAGAACATTTTGCTGATCATTTTCCTAGGAAAAGATTGCCCATTCACCCGTTGCATCATTGCCATATGTTCCAAGTTCTCATGAATTGGATAAAGGGACTCACCGGTAACGAGCTCAACTAGTACACATCCAATAGACCACAAATCACAAGGAAAAGACCAACCTAAACCCAATACAATTTCTGGGGCCCTATAATGACGTGTTGAAATAACTGGTGGGTGATATTCTTCACAAAATACAGCAGATCCGAAATCAATGAGCTTCACTTCTGGGTTTGTAAGAACTTTGTGCTTACCACCGGATACTTGTTTTCTGCGGGTACTCAAGGTAGCTAGCACAGTGTCTGGTAATGGTGTTTCAACAAAAGATTCATCACATATCAATATGTTCTCGGGTTTCAGGTCAGTATGTATTATACCCAGGTCATGTAAAAAGCAGACTGACCTAATCAGCTGCCGAGAGATAGCTTGAACATGGGACCCGGGAAATCTTGGATTGCCGTTGTTGCACATGAAGTCATATATTGATTTACCAAAGAGATCAGTCACGAGACATATGTGGTTTCTGTAATCAAAGCAATCACGTAGTAACAAACACTGAAATTGTCCCAGTGGATCATTGTCACGGATGGTCTGCAGCACACGGAGTTCTGTCTTAGCGGCCTGCCGATATCTGTCTAAGGCTCTAATTATCTTTACTGCAACATGTTTCTTAGTGGGTTCTGCGTTGTCCACGCATTTTACAACTTTTCCAAAAGTTCCCTGGCCAAGTAGTTCCTCCGTCATAAATCGTCCATTAGCGAAAATATCATTACCGTGGAAAACATAGTGACCCTCCTTGTCCGTATTGAAGTTGTCCCGTCTTATAGACCTTTGCCGCCGTGTAATAAGTTTTGGAAGTTTCTGCTGCCCCGTTAAGAGAGATGTCGCTTTAGTAATGGCACTGCCATTTAACGCGGTTTGCTGCTCAAGCTGTGTGGGAGGTAGTAAAGAACTAGGCGACTCTGAGCGAATCACGGGCAACGTCACCATGCGATTTCCATCCAGAGTCCTGCTGCTGGATCCGCTAATATGAAGTAGCTCGTCGTCATTCTGGCTGCGCCGCGGCACAGCTTTGCTGGCAGCAGGTCCGCGTGCATCTAGCCGGTAAAATAATTTAGCGTGTGGCAGCTGTGGTAATGACACTGTACGCTGCTTCTTGAAGCGACGCGCAGTGTAGTTGCTCCCGGCATGCGTACCACCGAGAGCCAGCTCCCCTACCATATCGCCCACATCCCCCATGAACGCGAGCGACGAGTCTGCATCATCTGCGTCTCGCACCAGGCTGCCGCTATCTCCCGAGTTCCCAGAGTTGCTTCCGAGCAGAAACATCTGTCTCTGCAGCATATCATTGACAAGCGGATCCGGCTCCTCCTCAATGTAAAGCCCATTGCGCGCAGTCCCAGTCGCGTCCCCCATCTCTACCCCCGCAGCGCCCATTCGTCCGTTCTGCGCGCCGACGGCGCGCGAGCCATTTAGGTCAAACGCCCGTGTACGCTTCCTCCGGAGCTGTGTATTTTCTGCCATCGTCCTTTATCGCTGCCTAACCCGGGCCTTATTGGAACCTCTCGCTCTATGTTTTTGGTTGTACCTGCCCCTGCCTCCTGACTCGCAAGAGACAAGTGAATGTCCGGCTATATAGCTGTTAATCAACTCTCACCTGCAGACCTGCCAGACCTGCTTCAGCTTATGTTGGCTTCAAGCTTGCGCCATGTATATACATAGTAGATGGATGCTATGTCTGGAGGAAGCTGGTTCCATTAGCAACTAAAGGAGTCATTAGGTGACTCGTGCGAAGCGAGGGGTTGCAGCCGGGTAACATGAGCACGTGACGCCCATGCGAGCAAAGGAATCCGGGGTAAGAGCATAGAACCGGCTGCGAGAGCAAGAAATGCCAGTTCTGGGAGCCGGAACAATCCTCTTTGCGTCTTCAGCACCTCTACGCCCGTTCTTGCGTTGCTGTATCCTGCGCTGGTGGCTGGCTGCCTTGCAGACGTCTGTCTGCGAGCAGCCGCACTCACGTGTTGCAGCATGCCGCACCGTCAGCTCAAAATTCCTCCCGGTCTTCCGAGCAAAGGATGGCCGCCATAAtggcggcgcagccgcggctgctCACATGTTGCCCTGTTCCTGGCTAACATCGCAGGGTAGCAGCCGCAGCGCTCGGTGTCTTCGTGACTGCAGCAACTTCTTGCCAATTGACGCATCGCGCCCCGCCGCAAGGCTAGCGGCGCTGCAGTGGATGTCGCAATGCCTTCATGCACGTTCCTTATTATGGTTGCTCCCCGAGGGATCTTTGGATTAGCTAATATATGTTTGGGTTCTGGACGTTGGATTATATAAGGCTGGCTGGCTGGCGGGACTTACAGTAGGGGAACCGGGCCCGGCAGTAACCAGCAAGCTGTCGTTGGTTTCGGGGAAAAGTTTCCCGACTGCAAGCTTTGCAGAGAGCTGATACGGACCGAGACCCTGCTTGGCTCCTGCCCGCTCTTATTTTAGGTCTTAGAAGATCCGACGCCAGGCTCGAGAAATTTTTCCTCTAGCAACGGATACGCTGGAGACTAGCGATCGTTGGCCCAATTTGCACTGAAACATAAGCGGGTTATAGGATGTAGATCTCTGTTCTTTTTTTACCTCTGAAGGTGCCGAATGTGTGCGCGTGAAACCACTCTTTCGCGATGGGATGTTTCCTGATCTCCCTCGCGAGCTGTTTCATGTATTACTTCCTTGTAAGGCAATCGCCACGCAGGACAGACCGAGCTGGTGCCAACGGTTTCTCCGGCGTGCCTTTGCTGAGATGCGTTCGCATGTTTTGACCCCAGCTCTGGAATATGCGCGCGGTGCGATGCTGCGTGTGGTACGATGCAACGTCAGCGATCCGGCAGGGCGGGGGTGCAGGGGTGTACTTCGATCGTAGGCCGCTGTAAATGCTCCTCTGGGACGCCGCTCCCGCCGATCTTACTGTCCGCCATGAACGATGGGACAGAGTAGCCGGGATGGTTCCTTTGCAGATAGGAAATCTGGAAGAATTTGTCCGTCCGCTGATTTGTTTATACAAAATTGGCCATACATTCCTTGCGAGCCTAAGATATCTTCACTTGATTATCCTCCCTTTTATAAAACGATTATAAAAGGAGCGAAGAGGCATGCTCGAAGACGGGGTGCCAACGGTCGCTGAGTTACTTGCATAAGTAGCAATTGTTTTCTAGACGACTGCTTTCCCAATCGCCTTATGAGCCAAAATTATAGGATGCACCCCGACAGCTGCCACAATTACTGCGCAGCCACAGCTATGAGCGCAGACGTGCATGTTAGAAACTCCCATCAACTACAGCCATCGGATCTGGCGGTGGCTGCATCTCATCCGATCTCTGGCGGTGGATCTTATCATTATTACCCTTCAGACATATCTTCAGGCACCAAAAACAGCAGCTCATCAATAACAAGCCGGTCGCTGCCGTCGTTGCCCTCGCTGAAGGAGATACTCAATTCAACTCCGGCGGTGCCCGTGGCGCCTCCAGTGCCGCGTCACTACATCGCGCCTGGTGTTTCCACCTGTCAGAGCAAGGTGATGCTCCCTCCGATACAAGTCGCCCATTATCTGCCACAGCAGCGTCAGTACGAACATATGTACGCGCAAGACAAGTCTGGGCACTCGAGCGTACTGGACAGTCCCAGAATGACACCGCTGATAATGCTCAACGTTTCATCTCCCCCCGCTAATCCAATATCCGGCGTCAGTGCTACGTCAACGCAACAGATACACCAGGCACAGATACTCCCTAGGCGTAACTCCCTGCCCTGTTTTACCGCTTCGCAAACTCCACCCCAACAACCGCTGCTAAACTCCCCTCTACATACCAGGAAAAACCCCTACAGAGGAAGCGCTTACAAAAAAAACGGGTCCGTTTGCGAGATCTGCGGGAAAGACTTCAAGCGACCCAGCGCGCTGCGCACGCACATGGTTGTACATAATAATGACAAACCATACAACTGT encodes the following:
- the KNS1 gene encoding serine/threonine protein kinase KNS1 (Syntenic homolog of Saccharomyces cerevisiae YLL019C (KNS1)), with translation MAENTQLRRKRTRAFDLNGSRAVGAQNGRMGAAGVEMGDATGTARNGLYIEEEPDPLVNDMLQRQMFLLGSNSGNSGDSGSLVRDADDADSSLAFMGDVGDMVGELALGGTHAGSNYTARRFKKQRTVSLPQLPHAKLFYRLDARGPAASKAVPRRSQNDDELLHISGSSSRTLDGNRMVTLPVIRSESPSSLLPPTQLEQQTALNGSAITKATSLLTGQQKLPKLITRRQRSIRRDNFNTDKEGHYVFHGNDIFANGRFMTEELLGQGTFGKVVKCVDNAEPTKKHVAVKIIRALDRYRQAAKTELRVLQTIRDNDPLGQFQCLLLRDCFDYRNHICLVTDLFGKSIYDFMCNNGNPRFPGSHVQAISRQLIRSVCFLHDLGIIHTDLKPENILICDESFVETPLPDTVLATLSTRRKQVSGGKHKVLTNPEVKLIDFGSAVFCEEYHPPVISTRHYRAPEIVLGLGWSFPCDLWSIGCVLVELVTGESLYPIHENLEHMAMMQRVNGQSFPRKMISKMFYKVEHKLGNLPTDLMTTVVRHFDKTSMALQWPERNYKGEIVTKEKSMKRVMATCDRLDKHISTKLQRDYGEWLIIDWDYTPEQNWSMIESKFYNRTMRIDRETFLFWYWFVDLCRKMFEFDPTKRITAKDAMDHEWFTYGILDEGISSFGQT
- the NUP49 gene encoding FG-nucleoporin NUP49 (Syntenic homolog of Saccharomyces cerevisiae YGL172W (NUP49)), with protein sequence MEGALHRHTGKTRALGPSKHMFSFGNQSGTGGAQGSSGLFGQAAAQPQTGAGSGGLFGQTTASGATTGTSFGQTGAGGAATGGGLFGQQGVSNSGGLFGQNAGGSSGGLFGRDTTGTAKPGGLFGTQSTGGGAFGSKPAATGGLFGGAGGGAPGALFGTQAAPQPQPSALHSIAQLPITSMTRIGDLPPQVRQEIEQLDQYIQRQVAISHHLRAEEDEHLELISSIPRDVQFIMKTYSLTTQSLQQDLKRIQAIKALTDDNIRDSECFSLILNQLLTPGTKVSSAELQKFFQEKIQLYRVRLDEYFRVLSDIKSAVNGLDSDMFGSQENSTEYAEPTKTGINSIVATVIEEFELFMDMAERVAQLHQRVKELNGSGKNPVISS
- a CDS encoding C2H2-type zinc finger protein (Syntenic homolog of Saccharomyces cerevisiae YPR015C and YPR013C), which encodes MSQNYRMHPDSCHNYCAATAMSADVHVRNSHQLQPSDLAVAASHPISGGGSYHYYPSDISSGTKNSSSSITSRSLPSLPSLKEILNSTPAVPVAPPVPRHYIAPGVSTCQSKVMLPPIQVAHYLPQQRQYEHMYAQDKSGHSSVLDSPRMTPLIMLNVSSPPANPISGVSATSTQQIHQAQILPRRNSLPCFTASQTPPQQPLLNSPLHTRKNPYRGSAYKKNGSVCEICGKDFKRPSALRTHMVVHNNDKPYNCEHRGCQKRFNVKSNMLRHMRKHKEAP
- a CDS encoding ADL044Wp (Syntenic homolog of Saccharomyces cerevisiae YLR312C) codes for the protein MPVVNRELDRAWNVVRVVDACDIGEAQVIEDALNFDDVLSNTSSDESECVFKPNTADNGGGLESEAEGSEYGQSTFVQADSEESTVPKEHSECDNPVAGNGERATHPVSRIGSLSTLQVVLLTSSTTVVAYYWLQQLWFWLRPQNTGYPSPGVMTPSVLGLGNDDTLVFNSAGLPVPFEKYGTKRFMVDFENKVAYPVHAPEDFLALYAGKYVVSNVLSYQVALLYRLNYEWLPKLAYKYQVFRTHIHDSLSAPAHQLGAYCLPSYSALRQIAASASDNVREIVTIYIQRTCRTVEISYEGAVHALSTMFRELQPKLNIPLQRFESRLISIKQRTVEPLLQSGLLNYNALRRWGLRKTVLVATQVRKYVAKCASIF